CCAGGACGTCGCCTACCGGCTCCTGTTCAACGACACGTTCCCCTCGTGGGGCTTCTCGATCAGGCACGGCGCGACCAGCATCTGGGAGCGCTGGGACGGCTGGACCCCCGACAAGGGCTTCCAGGACCCGGGCATGAACTCGTTCGCCCACTACTCCTTCGGCGCGGTCTACGGCTGGATCGTCGAGAACATCGGCGGCATCCACGCGGCCGACGTGGCCTACAAGCGGATCGTGATCGCCCCCAAGCTCACCGACAAGCTGACGTTCGCCTCGACCTCGTACCGGAGCGTCCGCGGCGACGTCGCGGTGGCCTGGACGCGGAACGCCGGCGTCGTCACGATGGACGTCACCATCCCGGCCAACACGACCGCCAAGATCGCCGTCCCGGCCGCCGACCCCGCCGCGATCGCCGAGAGCGGGGTCCCGCTCGCCCAGGCCCAGGCCCAGGGCGTGAAGGTCGCCGGCGTCGAGGAGGGCGCGACGATCGTCGAGGTCGGCTCGGGCCGCTACGTCTTCACCTTCGCGGCCCGCTGACGCGGGCCGACCCCCCGCGAGGCCCGGCCCCCGCCGCGCCGGGCCTCGCCGCCCCAACCTCCCGCCTCTCGAAACCCACCTTGCCCGGACTTACGAGGAACCCGACGTGATCCAAAAGCACCCCCACCTGACGCTCGCCCTGATGGCGATGTCGGCGGCCTTCGCGACGCGGCCCGCCGCCGCCGAGGAGCCCGCCTTCCAGGCCCTGTTCAACGGCAAGGACCTCTCCGGCTGGCACGGCGAGTCGACGATCGACCCGCGCAAGTTCAAGGCGATGAGCCCCGACGAGCAGAAGGCCAAGCTCGCCGCCGACGCCGCCGACGCCGCCCAGCACTGGAAGGCGGCCGACGCCGAGATCGTCAACGACGGCCACGGCGTCTTCCTCGCGACCGACAAGGAGTACGGCGACGTCGAGCTGTTCCTCGACTTCAAGATCGGCCCGATGGGCGACAGCGGCGTCTACCTCCGCGGCACGCCCCAGATCCAGATCTGGGACTTCCGCGAGGAGGCCGGCAAGCACAGCCTCGGTGCCGGCAAGGGCTCGGGCGGCCTCTGGAACAACTCCGCCGGCGCGCCCGGCAAGGACCCGCTGGTCTTCGCCGACAACCCGATCGGCGAGTGGAACACGCTGCGGGTCGTCCAGGTCGGCGCCCGCACCACGATCTACCTGAACGGCAAGCTGGTCGTCCAGGACGCGGTCATGGAGAACTACTGGGACCGCAAGACCCCGCTGGCCGCCGTCGGCCCGATCCAGCTCCAGACCCACGGCAGCGAGACCCGCTTCCGCAACATCAAGATCCGCGAGATCGCCCCGGCCGAGGCGAACGCCTACCTCGCCAAGCTCGACACCGCCGTCGGCGGCTTCGTCGAGCTGTTCGACGGCAAGGACCTCGCCGGCTGGAAGGGCCCGGTCGACAACTACGAGGTCGTCGACGGCGCCATCCGCTGCAAGCCCGAGCACGGCGGCACGATCTACTACGACAAGGAGTACGGCGACTTCGTCGCCCTCGTCGAGTTCCGCCTGCCCCCCGGCGGCAACAACGGCCTGGCCATCCGCTACCCCGGCCAGGGCGACGCCGCCTACCAGGGCATGACCGAGCTGCAGGTCCTCGACGACGGCCATGAGAAGTACGGCAAGCTCGACCCCCGCCAGGCCCACGGCTCCGCCTACGGCCAGGTCGCCGCGCAGCGCGGCTACCTCCGCCCCGTCGGCGAGTGGAACTACGAGAAGGTGACGGTCAAGGGCCCGAAGATCCAGGTCGAGCTCAACGGCACGACGATCCTCGACGCCGACCTGAGCACCGTCAAGGAGTTCATGGCCAACTCCCCGCACCCCGGCAAGGACCTCAAAAAGGGCTACTTCGGCTTCGCCGGCCACAACGACCCGGTCGAGTTCCGCGCCATCTCGCTGAAGCCGCTGGACTGACGTCCTCCGGCCCGACCCCTGGACATCGAAGGCCGCGCGGCCGTCCCCCCGGGACGGGCCGCGCGGCCTTCTTCGCATCTCGACGTCAGCGCGCCGCCGTCGGCCGGCCCGGGCGCTCGACGATCCCGACGTCGATGTACTGGCCGCCGCCGTTCTGACGGCAGTGGACGGCGAGCAGGTTCCGGCCCCCAGGCCGCAGCGCGGCGCGGGCCTCGTCGGAGATGGGGATCTCCTGATAGTCGGCGACGAAGCCGGGAAGGCGGGCGGCGAGGACGCCGTTGAGGTAGATCTCGGCGTCCTCGTCGTGGTGGACCGAGAGGGCGAGTCGCGACGGGTCGCCGGCCGGGAGGTCGAAGCCGCGGCGGAGCCAGAGTTCGCGCGACCGCCATTCGGTGCGGACGACCGCGCCTGGCGTGCCGCGGCTGCCGAAGCCGCCGGGGGCCTCGGCCCAGGCGGCGTCGTCGAAGCCCTCGCGCGTCCATTCGGCCGGCGGCCGCGCCTCGGTGCGACGCCAGGCGACGGGCTCCCGCCGGGACGTGGCGAGGACCTCGCGCGCGGGCGTCGCCGGGGTGAGGTCGGCGGACGCCGCGTCGATGCGGTGGATGAGCCCCCGATCCAGGCCGACGACGTAGATCTCGCCCTCGGAATCCAGCCCGAACGAGACGACCCGGTCGGGCGCGCGGCCGATCTCGACGATCGAGGTCAAGGCCCGATCGCGCTGCTCGATCGCCCAGACTCGGCGAGTCTCGAAGTCGCCGAAGACGTACTTGCCGACCAGCGCCGGGTTCTTCGCCCCCCGGTAGACGTAGCCGCCCGTCACCGAGACACCGAGCCGGTGGTGATAGGCGAAGACCGGCGCGACGTACCGCGCGTCGGGCCGGGCGTAGCGGTCGGAGAAGGGGTGGAAGGCTTCGTAGACGTTCCAGCCGTGGTTCTCGCCGGCCCGGACGATCGTCACCTCCTCGTACTGCCCTTCGCCGACGTCGCCGACCCAGAGGTCGCCGCTGGGCGGGTCGAAGCTGAACCGCCAGGGTTCGCGGAAGCCGGACGCCCAGATCTCCGGTCGCGCGTCGGGCCGGCCGGCGAAGGGGTTGTCGGGCGGGACGGCGTACGCGCGGCCGCCCTCGGCGCGGTCGACGTCGATGCGGAGGAATTTGCCGAGGAGGGTGGAAAGGTCCTGGCCCCGGCCGTGAGGGTCGTTCTGGGGACCGTCGTCGCCCATCCCCAGGTACAGGAAGCCGTCCGGCCCGAAGGCCATGTACCCCCCGTCGTGGGTCTCGCCCGAGACGGGGATGTCGATCACGGGCCGGGACGGCTCGCCCGAATCGCGGAGGCCGTCGAGGGCGGCCTTGCGCTCGATCACGCGGACGGTCAGCCGGCCCCCGTCGCGCGGGCTGTGCAGCTTGAGGAAGTAGCGGCGGTTGTGGACGAAGTCGGGGTGGAAGGCCACGCTCGTGAGGCCGGTCAGCTCGCCGGGGGTGGTCTCGGCGCCGACGTCGACGAACGGCGAGCGGCGACGGCCCTCGTCCTCCAAGAGCCAGAGCCGGCCCCGCTGCATCTCGATCACGACCGCCCCGCCGGGGAGGCCGGGCAGGGGGCCGAACCAGACGGGCCGCTGGAAGGGCCGGCTCGCGTCGCCCCACGGTCGGAAGGCGACCGGGACGGCCGCGCGGGGCACGTCGCGAGGGTCGACCGCCTCGCGCGGCGAGGCCGAGCGGGCCGGCGCCAGGGACGCGAGGAAGGCGAGCAAGTCGGCCGTCTCGCCGGGCGCGAGGCCCTCATGGAGCCCCGCCGGCATCAGGGAGACCCGGCTGGGGGCCTGCTCTTCGATGTCGGCGCGGGCCACGCGGACGGCCTGATCGGCGGCGACCGCGATCTCGACCGCGGCGTCGCCGGCCGGTCGAACTAGCCCCTGGAGGACCCGGCCCGACGTCAGGGCCACGACCGTCGAGACGTAGTCGGGGTGGATCTTCGCCGAGGGGTCGAGGATCGAATCCAGGATCTCCGACCGTTCCCCGCCCAGCCCGGCGAAGTCGGGGCCGAGGGCCGCGCCCTTGCCCGCGACCGGATGGCAGCCGGCGCAGCGCGTCCGCGCGACGTCCTCGAACAGCCGGCGGCCGCGGCCGGCGTCGCCCGTCGCCGCGAGCACGGCGCGACGATATTCGCCCGTCGCCGGAGCGTCCTGGGCCGATGCGTCCGACGAAGGCAGGGCCGCGATCAGGGTCGCCGCGGCGAGGCTCCGAGAGAGCCTCGTCGGTATCCCGAGGCCATTCATAAGCGTCCTGGGCTCTTTCCGCGGTTGCGGGGCTTCGAGGTTCGGCGAGGCCCCGAAGAACATCCTCGGTCGTGGGGCCGCTCCCCGGAGCGGTTTGGCAAATCCCGGGTCCGAGGCGCAGGCGGAGCGCCGAGGTCTCCGGAAGGCGTTCGGATCGGCGAACCGGCCGCGTCGACCTGTGAAGTTCCCATCATCGGGACCTCGGCGGACGGCGTGCACGACCGCCGCATCCGAGCGGGCGTCCTTCCATTAAAACACGGCCATTCGATGGAAGCGACCCGTCAAGGCTGGGGCCCGCCGAAAACCAGACGCCCGTCGCGCATCCGGGCGATCCCGGGGCGTCAATCGAAGAGGACGCCCTTCAGGTCGAGGGTGAAGCCGGGCAGGACGTCCTCGCCGGGGAGCGTCGTCGGTTTCGTCAGCGTCTCGACGTCGCGGCCGGGGCGGTGGATCTCGACCGTCTGCGTCTCCGGGTCGATCAGCCAGCCGAGCCGCACGCCGTGGGCGAGGTACTCGGCCATCTTGACGCGCATGTCCTTGATCGCGTCGCTGGGCGAGCGCAGTTCGACGGCGAAGTCGGGGACGACGTGGGCGAACCGCCGGCGGTCCTCCGCCGGGACGCGATCCCAGCGTTCGCGTGCGATCCAGGAGACGTCCGGTGCGCGGATCGCGCCGTCGGGGAGGGTGAAACCCGTCGACGAATCGAAGACCTTGCCGAGTCGGGACGCCTTGTTCCAGATCCCGAGTTGGATGGTCAGCTCGGCGTTGCGGCCGCCGCCGTCGGACGATGCGGGCGTCATGGCGATCAGTCCTCCGTCGGCGGCCCGTTCGAGCCGGAGGTCGCGATTGGCCGCGCAAAGCGTCGCGAAGTCGTCGGCGTCGACCACGAGCCGGACGGAGCGCGGGAGCGCCAGGGTCGTCGGGGCCTCGCCCGCGGCCCTGGAAGCATCCTGTTCGAGGGTGATGGTTCCCATGGCTGAGCCTCCGTTCCGGCGTCCGGCCTCGGCGTTCTTTCGCATCGTAAGCCTCGGCCGCCGGGCGTCAAGCCTCGCTCACGCCAGGATGGCCTGGACCGGGTTCTGGTCGAGGACGCCGGTCAGGCGCATGTCGAGGCCCTGGGACTTGAAGCTGAGGCGGCGGTGGTCGATGCCCATGCAGTGGAGGATCGTGGCGTTCATGTCGTGGATGTGGACCGGGTCCTGCACCACGTTGTAGCTGAAGTCGTCGGTCTCGCCGTGGACGACCCCCTTCTTGATCCCGCCGCCGGCGAACCAGACGGGGAAACACTTGGGGTGATGGTCGCGGCCGTAGTTCTCGCGCGAGAGCGGGCCCTGGCAGTAGATCGTGCGGCCGAACTCGCCGCCCCAGATCACCAGGGTGTCGTCGAGCAGCCCGCGCTGCTTCAGGTCGGTGATGAGCGCGTAGGTCGCCTGGTCGACGTCCTTGCACTGGGCGGGGAGGTCGCCGGCGAGGTTGCCGTGCTGGTCCCAGCCGCGGTGGAAGATCTGCACGAACCGGACGTCGCGCTCGGCCAGGCGGCGGGCGAGCAGGGCGCTGCGGGCGAAGGTCCCGGGCTTGTGGACGTCGGGGCCGTACATGTCGAG
The DNA window shown above is from Paludisphaera mucosa and carries:
- a CDS encoding PQQ-dependent sugar dehydrogenase, yielding MNGLGIPTRLSRSLAAATLIAALPSSDASAQDAPATGEYRRAVLAATGDAGRGRRLFEDVARTRCAGCHPVAGKGAALGPDFAGLGGERSEILDSILDPSAKIHPDYVSTVVALTSGRVLQGLVRPAGDAAVEIAVAADQAVRVARADIEEQAPSRVSLMPAGLHEGLAPGETADLLAFLASLAPARSASPREAVDPRDVPRAAVPVAFRPWGDASRPFQRPVWFGPLPGLPGGAVVIEMQRGRLWLLEDEGRRRSPFVDVGAETTPGELTGLTSVAFHPDFVHNRRYFLKLHSPRDGGRLTVRVIERKAALDGLRDSGEPSRPVIDIPVSGETHDGGYMAFGPDGFLYLGMGDDGPQNDPHGRGQDLSTLLGKFLRIDVDRAEGGRAYAVPPDNPFAGRPDARPEIWASGFREPWRFSFDPPSGDLWVGDVGEGQYEEVTIVRAGENHGWNVYEAFHPFSDRYARPDARYVAPVFAYHHRLGVSVTGGYVYRGAKNPALVGKYVFGDFETRRVWAIEQRDRALTSIVEIGRAPDRVVSFGLDSEGEIYVVGLDRGLIHRIDAASADLTPATPAREVLATSRREPVAWRRTEARPPAEWTREGFDDAAWAEAPGGFGSRGTPGAVVRTEWRSRELWLRRGFDLPAGDPSRLALSVHHDEDAEIYLNGVLAARLPGFVADYQEIPISDEARAALRPGGRNLLAVHCRQNGGGQYIDVGIVERPGRPTAAR
- a CDS encoding 3-keto-disaccharide hydrolase codes for the protein MIQKHPHLTLALMAMSAAFATRPAAAEEPAFQALFNGKDLSGWHGESTIDPRKFKAMSPDEQKAKLAADAADAAQHWKAADAEIVNDGHGVFLATDKEYGDVELFLDFKIGPMGDSGVYLRGTPQIQIWDFREEAGKHSLGAGKGSGGLWNNSAGAPGKDPLVFADNPIGEWNTLRVVQVGARTTIYLNGKLVVQDAVMENYWDRKTPLAAVGPIQLQTHGSETRFRNIKIREIAPAEANAYLAKLDTAVGGFVELFDGKDLAGWKGPVDNYEVVDGAIRCKPEHGGTIYYDKEYGDFVALVEFRLPPGGNNGLAIRYPGQGDAAYQGMTELQVLDDGHEKYGKLDPRQAHGSAYGQVAAQRGYLRPVGEWNYEKVTVKGPKIQVELNGTTILDADLSTVKEFMANSPHPGKDLKKGYFGFAGHNDPVEFRAISLKPLD
- a CDS encoding Uma2 family endonuclease; the protein is MGTITLEQDASRAAGEAPTTLALPRSVRLVVDADDFATLCAANRDLRLERAADGGLIAMTPASSDGGGRNAELTIQLGIWNKASRLGKVFDSSTGFTLPDGAIRAPDVSWIARERWDRVPAEDRRRFAHVVPDFAVELRSPSDAIKDMRVKMAEYLAHGVRLGWLIDPETQTVEIHRPGRDVETLTKPTTLPGEDVLPGFTLDLKGVLFD